Proteins encoded by one window of Streptomyces sp. NBC_01571:
- the alsS gene encoding acetolactate synthase AlsS — MPTPPIGAAQRMVETLSQYGVPYVFGVPGSASDAVHDALAVAGPELVMCHHEQNAAVMAAAVGLLTGTPGAVLATPGAGTANLMTGLLLATSEQHPVIAVCAAGTGRDRFRRTQRSMDAIAALRLVTTYTCEVRDPDHVPEAIANALRAAVTPPRGAAAVVIPEDVAGAPTAASVVQPHRHPSHGPAPAECIHRAAQIIRAARQPVLLVGARGADTEACTALRELIRVTGLPVVETFQAAGIVPRALEEQYAGRVGLFRDQPGDAMVTHADALITVGYDPVEYDPGLWNTDPARTIVHIDTLPAEIGSHYQPALELRGDVAATVDELSGELSGLPISDRTRAALAEQHTALARIEEEARTAPATAAGLDPGAVIRKISEVVDDDATVVSDTGSHLYLARHFRGHQPRRILLSNGPQTPGVGLPRAMTAALLRPGTQVVSVSGDGGFLAGAPEMETATRLGLHATHVIMRDNAFDTVAFQEHRKYGRASGVRSGACDITLYACAFGARGIRTETMDDFETELRGSLDPVGLCEPGITVIDVPVDYTHNAELFAQLQDGVPR, encoded by the coding sequence ATGCCCACCCCACCCATCGGCGCGGCCCAGCGCATGGTCGAGACCCTTTCCCAGTACGGCGTGCCGTACGTCTTCGGTGTCCCGGGAAGCGCGAGCGACGCCGTTCACGATGCCCTCGCCGTCGCAGGCCCCGAACTTGTGATGTGCCACCACGAACAGAACGCGGCCGTGATGGCCGCCGCTGTCGGGCTGCTGACCGGCACCCCCGGAGCGGTCCTGGCCACCCCAGGAGCCGGCACCGCCAATCTGATGACCGGCCTGCTCCTGGCGACGAGTGAGCAGCACCCCGTGATTGCGGTGTGCGCGGCGGGGACCGGCCGGGACCGGTTCAGGCGAACCCAGCGGTCGATGGACGCCATCGCCGCACTGAGACTGGTCACCACCTACACCTGCGAGGTCCGCGACCCGGACCATGTCCCCGAAGCCATCGCCAACGCCCTGCGCGCAGCGGTCACCCCACCCCGCGGCGCGGCCGCGGTGGTGATACCGGAAGACGTCGCGGGAGCGCCCACCGCCGCAAGCGTCGTCCAGCCGCACAGGCACCCGTCTCACGGTCCCGCTCCCGCCGAGTGCATCCACCGTGCCGCACAGATCATCCGCGCCGCACGGCAGCCCGTCCTCCTCGTCGGGGCGCGGGGTGCGGACACCGAGGCCTGCACCGCGCTGCGTGAACTGATCCGCGTCACCGGCCTGCCCGTGGTGGAGACCTTCCAGGCCGCGGGCATTGTCCCGCGCGCACTGGAGGAGCAGTACGCCGGCCGGGTCGGCCTCTTCCGTGACCAGCCGGGGGACGCCATGGTGACGCACGCCGACGCACTGATCACCGTCGGCTACGATCCAGTGGAGTACGACCCGGGCCTCTGGAACACCGACCCGGCCCGAACGATCGTCCACATCGACACGCTGCCCGCCGAGATCGGCAGCCACTACCAGCCCGCTCTGGAACTGCGGGGCGATGTGGCCGCGACGGTCGATGAGCTGTCGGGGGAGCTCTCCGGGCTGCCGATCAGCGACCGGACCCGAGCTGCCCTGGCCGAACAGCACACCGCCCTGGCCCGCATCGAGGAGGAGGCCAGGACGGCACCGGCCACCGCTGCCGGCCTCGATCCCGGCGCGGTGATCCGGAAGATCTCCGAGGTCGTGGACGACGATGCCACCGTGGTGTCAGACACCGGCTCGCACCTCTACCTGGCCCGTCACTTCCGCGGACACCAGCCGCGCCGCATCCTCCTCTCCAACGGCCCGCAGACGCCGGGAGTCGGCCTGCCACGGGCGATGACCGCCGCGCTGCTGCGGCCGGGGACACAGGTGGTGTCGGTCTCCGGGGACGGCGGTTTTCTGGCCGGCGCACCGGAAATGGAGACCGCCACCCGTCTGGGCCTCCACGCCACGCATGTCATCATGCGGGACAACGCCTTCGACACGGTGGCCTTCCAGGAGCATCGCAAATACGGCAGAGCCTCCGGCGTCCGGTCCGGCGCCTGCGACATCACCCTGTACGCCTGCGCGTTCGGCGCCAGAGGGATTCGGACCGAGACCATGGACGACTTCGAGACCGAACTGCGCGGGTCCCTCGACCCGGTCGGGCTCTGCGAGCCCGGCATCACGGTCATCGACGTCCCGGTCGACTACACGCACAACGCGGAACTCTTCGCACAACTCCAGGACGGCGTTCCGCGATGA